DNA from Acidimicrobiales bacterium:
ACCTGCTGCGCCAGGTGCCGGTGGCCGCCAAGGAGGGGGCCGTCGCGCTGGGGATGACCGACGCCGAGGCCTTCCGCGCCGTCCAGGCGCGTTGGATCCGCACCGGGGTGATCGGCGCGGCGGCCCTCGGCCTCGGTCGGGCGCTCGGCGAGACGATCGCGATCGCCCTCGTGAGCGGGAGCAGCTTCGGCCTGGCGACGAGCCTGTACGGTTCGATGACGACGATCGCGGCGACGATCGTCACCCAGCTCGACTCGGCCCAGGCCGATCCGAGCGGCCTCGCGGTGCGCACCCTCGCCGAGGCGGCGCTCGTGCTGTTCGCCATCACGCTCGCCGTCAACGTCGCGGCACGCCTGCTGACCCGGCGTGCCGGTCGCGGCCTCGCCCTCCCGGTGGGGGCGGTCGCGTGAGCACCGCCGTTCCAGCTGCCGTCGGGGTGCCTCGCCGCACGCGGGCCGCGCAGCGCCGTCGGCTCGGGAGCCTCGCCTTCTGGATGGCGTGCGCGGCGGGTCTCGCGCTCGTCCTCGCGCCGCTCGCGTGGATCGTCGAGAGCACGGTTCAGCGAGCCGTTGCCGGGTGGCGGTGGGGCATCTTCGTCCACGCGTCGACCGGGACCGGGGGCGGCCTCGCCAACGCCCTCGCCGGCACGGCGGCCATCACCGCCGGGGTCGTCGTGCTCGCCGGCACAGCCGGCGTGGGGACCGGCGTCTTCCTCGCGGAGGTGGCCCGCCCCGGCCGCCTGGCGTCGATCGTGCGTCTCGGGGCGGAGCTGCTCTCGGGCGTCCCCTCGATCGTCTTCGGCTACTGCGGCTACCTCGCCCTCGTCGTCGGCCTGCACTGGGGGTTCTCGCTCCTCGCGGCGGTCCTCGTGCTCGCGCTGCTCGTGGTTCCCTACGTCGCGAAGTCGACGGAGCTGGCGCTCGGACAGGTGCCGCTCGCGTACCGCGAGGGCGGCGAGGCGCTCGGCATGCGGCCCGGCCACCTGCTCCGGCGAGTCGTGCTGCCGAGCGCGCTCCCCGGTATTCTCACCGGCCTCCTCGTCGCCGTCGCGATCTCGGTCGGGGAGACGGCACCGCTCCTCTACACCGCGGGCTACTCGAACGCCTACCCGAGCGGCGCGCTCGTGCACGCCCAGGTCGGCTACCTCACCTACGCCGCCTACGCCTTCTACGACGAGCCGGGCGCCGCGGCCCGCGCCCTCTCGGCGGACGCAGCGGTCCTGCTCCTCGCGCTCGTGGTGCTCGCCATCACGGCCTCCCGCCTCGTCGTGCGCCGCGCGCAGCGCTACGCGCCCGACGCGTCGCCCACCGGGCGCGCCGGCGCGCCGACGCGACGCCGGTCGCCGAGCCGGGCCGGAGGCGACGTCGGAGGCGATCAGTAGGCGGCGAGCTCGAGCGCGGCCTGCGCGATGTCGGAGACCTGGGGCAGTGTCGCCCCGAGCAGGTTGGGCTCGTAGCCCACCCAGACGTCCTTCGCCGCGCAGCGGCGCACCGGGGCGTCGAGGTACGCGAAGCACTCGTCCGCGGCGAAGGCGGCGACCTCCGCGCCGAAACCGCTCGTCAGCACGTCCTCGTGGACGACGAGGAGGCGGCCCGTGCGCTCGAGCGAGGTGGCGACCGCCTCCCGGTCCCACGGTGCGAGCGAGCGCAGGTCGAGGATCTCGACCTCGACGCCTGCCTCGGCGACCCGCTGCGCGGCGAGGAGCGATCGCTGCACCGTCGCGCCCCAGGTGACGATCGTGAGGTCCCGGCCCGCCCGGACGAGGTCGGCTCGGCCGAGCGGCACGACGTAGTCGGGGGGTGGGAACGGGTCCATCGCGTGGCGCTGGCGGTAGAGGTGCTTGTGCTCGAGGAACAAGACCGGGTCCTCGCAGCGCCACGCGGCGCGCAGGAGCCCCGCCGCGTCGCGGGCGCGAGAGGGGAAGAGCACGATCAGGCCAGGGATGTGGGTGAAGATCGACTCGCCACACTGGGAGTGGTAGATCGCGCCGCCCTGCACGTAGCCGCCGATGGCGCAGCGCAGCACCATCGGGACGCTGAAGCGGCCGGCCGAGCGCCAGCGCATCGTCGCCGCTTCGGAGCGCAGCTGGTGCATGGCCGGCCAGATGTAGTCGAAGAACTGGATCTCGGGGAAGGGTCGCAGCCCGCGCAGCGCCTGGCCGATGGCGCGCCCGACGATGTTCGCTTCCGCGAGCGGCGTGTTGTAGCAGCGGTCCTCGCCGAAGCGGCGCTGCAGCCCGAGCGTCGTGCCGAAGACCCCGCCGAGCCCGGGCACCGCCTCGAGCGCCTCGTCGCTCGCGTCGGCGACGTCCTCGCCGAAGACGCGGACGCGCTCGTCGAGCGCCATGAGCTCGTGGAGGGTGCGCTGGATCGCCTCGCCGAAGAAGACGCGCTCGCCCTCCTCCGGCGGCGCAGGCGGATCGGCGATGCGGGGCAGCGCGACGAGGTGCTCGGTGACGCTCGACGGCAGCGGCCGTCGCGCCTCGAGCGCCTGGGCGGCGGCCGCGGCGACGAGGGCGTGGACCTCGCGGCGGATCTCGTCGGCCTGGCCGGGCGCGAGCACTCCTGCGACGGTGAGCTCGTCCTCCATCCGGCGCAGCGGGTCGCGCCGGGCCTCCCCCGCGAGGTCCTCCGGCGGGCGGTACTTCGCCTGGTTGTCCGAGGACGAGTGCGAGTACGGGCGCGTCACGGAGGCGTGGATGAGCGCGGGACCGCCGCCCGCGCGCGCCCGCGCGACGAGCTCGGCGCCTGCCCGGCGGCTCGCGAAGTAGTCGCAGCCGTCGATGCGCGCCACGCGAAGGCCCGGGAAGCCCGCGACGAGCTCGGAGATCGGCGCCGGTGCCTGGTCGCGTACCGGCACGGAGATCGCGTACCCGTTGTCCGGGACGACGTAGCAGACCGGCAGCCGCAGCCGGCAGGCGGTGTTGAGGCTCTCCCAGAACTCGCCCTCGGAGGTCGCGCCCTCGCCGAGGGAGACGTAGGTGACCTCGTCTGCCGGCGCTTCGAGCCCTGCCGGGCGGCGGCGCGCGAGGTAGGCGCCGGCCTCGGCGCAGCCGACGGCCGCGAGGCACTGGCTGCCCGTCGGGCTCGACTGCGAGACGATGTGCAGCTCGGGTCGGCCCCAGTGCGAGGGCATCTGGCGCCCGGCGGAGTCGAGGTCGTCCGCCGAGCCCACCGCGTGGAGCAGGACGTCCTTCGGCGTGATGCCGAGGGCGAGCACGAGGGCGAGGTCGCGGTAGTAGGGGAAGAACCAGTCGTAGCTCGGTCGCAGCGAGCGGGCGATCCCGAGGTAGAGCGCCTCGTGGCCGGCGCCGGCGATGTGGAAGAAGGCGCGCCCCTGCTTGTGCAAGGTGAGCTGGCGGTCGTCGAGGGCGCGCGACAGGCACGCGAGGCGGAAGTCCTCGAGCAGCTCGCGCACCGGCACCCCGCGGTAGCAGGCCGGCGGCCCGTGCGCCGCGCGCCGACCGTCCTCGGGCGACACCGCCGTCGTCACGGCACCGCCCCCGGCGCCGGCGAGCTCGTCGGGACGCGGTGCACGGCCTCACGATAGTGAGGGCTCCCGCGCGCTGCTGGATCGTCGGCGGCGCTCCCGCGCCTACCGGGCGCGGCGAGCGAGGGTCTAGACTCGCGGGGTCGACGAAGGGAGGAGCCCCGTGCCGGCCGGCGTGCTCGCCAACATCCTGGGGCCAGACGGTCTCATCGTCATCGCCGTCATCGTCATCGTCCTGCTCTTCGGCGGCTCCCAGCTGCCGAAGCTGGCCCGTGGCCTCGGCAGCGCCTCGCACGAGTTCCGCAAGGGCCTCGAGGAGGGTGAGCGCGCCGCCGCGACGAAGCAGGAGGCCGACCGGGAGACGAGCTCCTAGCGCGCCGGGCGAACGCCGGCACGCCAGGGAGGCCCCCGTGGCGCGCGAGAGGCGCGCCGTTCCCTTCGGCGCCCACGTCCTCGCCGAGTACGCGCTCGGCGTCGCGGCGATCGCGACCGGCCTGCACCTCGGCGGCGGCGCCCGCCTCGCGCTCGGCGGCGCCGGCGGGCTCGTCGTGGCGCTCAACCTCGTGAGCGGCACGCCGCTCGGCCTCGCGCGCCTCGTGAGCCGCCGCCAGCACCACGTGGCCGACCTGCTCGTCGTCGCGGCGCTCGCCACCTCGCCCGCCTACGCGCACCGGGCCCTCGGCGTCGCGGGCATGGCGCTGGCCGAGGCGACGGCGGCGGTCCTCGTCGCGCTCGAGCGCAGGACGCGCTACAGCGTGCCGGCGGCGGCGACGGTCACGCCGCCCGGGCGCCGGGCATCGCCCGTCGCGCCGCGGGTGGCACGCCGGCTCGGCCGGGCCGCCGGCACCGGCCGTCGCATCGCCCGGGCCCTCGCCGCGGCGCCCGAGGGCGGGGGCGCCGGTTGGCCCGGCCGAAGGCCCCGTCGCTAATGTCGGCGCCGTGACCGACGGAGCCTCGCGGCGCCCGCCCCGTCCCTGCCCAGCCAGCCCGAGGCGGCGGGTCGCGCGCTGGCGCCGGCTCGGCGCGCCCCTCGGCATCGCCCTCGGGGCGCTCGCGCTCGGCGGCTGCACGGTGCCCACCTTCGGCGCCTTCCGGGGCTCGACGGTCCAGGGCCACGACGAGTTCAAGCTCTGGTTCGGCATGGCGATCGCCGGCCTCGCCGTCGCCGTCATCGTCTGGGGCCTCATCTTCTGGTCCGTCGTCGCCTACCGGCGCCGCCACGACGACGAGATGCCGCGGCAGTTCCGGGAGCACCTGCCGCTCGAGGTGCTCTACACGGTCATCCCGATCGTTATCGTGGCAGTGATCTTCTACTTCACGTTCGTCACCGAGGACTCGATCGACGCCGTGGCGAAGAAGCCGGCCGAGATCGTCCACGTCCTCGCCTACCAGTGGGGCTGGTCGTTCACCTACTACGACGGCAGCGGGCACTACCAGCGCGTGCGGATCCAGACCGCGTCGCAGCCGCAGCCGACCGCGCTGCCGGCCACCTCGTCGGAGTACCCCCAGATGGTGCTGCCCCTCGGGGAGACGACGAGGATCGTGCTCAACGCCGCCGACGTCATCCACGCCCTCTACGTCCCGGCGTTCAACTTCAACCGCCAGGCGATCCCCGGGATCACGAACGTCTTCGACTTCACGCCGACCCAGGCGGGGGTGTTCCCCGGCCAGTGCGTGCAGTACTGCGGCCTCTACCACTCTGAGATGCTCTTCAGCGTGCGCGTCGTGACCCCCGCCCGTTTCCAGCGCTGGCTCGCGGCCGAGCAGGGCGCGCAGGCCTCGTCGCAAGCCGCCGGAGGCACGGCATGACCCTCGTCGTCGAACGCCCGCCCGACCTCGGACGCCCGGGGGAGCCCGAGCCCGAGCACGGTCCGTCGGGGATCTTGAAGTGGATCACCTCGACGGACCACAAGGTGATCGGCAAGAGCTACCTCATCACCTCCTTCCTCTTCTTCCTCCTGGCGGGCCTGATGGCGATGATCATGCGCACCCAGCTCGCCTCGCCGGACGCGACCGTCGTGAGCCAGCACACCTACAACGAGCTGTTCACGATGCACGGGAGCCTGATGCTCTACCTGTTCGCCGGGCCCTTCGCCTTCGGCGGCCTCGCGAACTACATCGTCCCGCTGCAGGTCGGCGCGCCGGACATGGCCTTCCCCCGGCTGAACGCCCTGAGCTACTGGCTCTACCTGAGCGGCGGCCTCATCATGGTCGGCGGGTTCCTCACCGTCGGTGGGGCCGCCGACTTCGGCTGGGTCGCCTACGCGCCGTTGTCGAGCATCGTGCACTCGCCGGGCGCTGGCCCCGACATGTGGATCGTCGGCCTCATCCTGACTGGCTTCTCGGCGATCTTCACGGCGGTCAACATCATCACCACCGTCTTCTACCTGCGCGCCCCGGGCCTCACGATGTTCCGCCTCCCGATCTTCAGCTGGAACATGGTCGTCACCGGGATCCTCATCCTCATCGCCTTCCCGGTGCTCACGGCGGCCGTCGTGATGCTCTGGGCCGACCGCCACATCGGCGCCCACATCTACTCGGTGGCTGGCGGGGGTGTGCCGGTGCTGTGGCAGAACCTCTTCTGGTTCTTCGGGCACCCCGAGGTCTACATCCTCGCCCTGCCCTACTTCGGGATCGTCACCGACGTGCTCCCGGTCTTCTCCCGCAAGCCGATCTTCGGCTACCGAGGGATGGTCTTCGCGACGATCGCCATCGCCTCGCTGTCGACGGCGGTGTGGGCGCACCACATGTTCACGACGGGCGTCGTGCTCCTGCCCTTCTTCTCGATCATGTCCTACCTCATCGCCGTCCCGACGGGCATCAAGTTCTTCAACTGGATCGGGACGATGTGGCGGGGCTCGCTCGTGTTCAGGACCCCGATGCTCTTCTCGGTCGGGTTCCTCATCGTCTTCCTCTTCGGGGGCGTGACCGGCATCTTCCTCGCCTCGCCGCCGGTCGACTTCGCGACCCACGACACCTACTTCGTCGTGGCGCACTTCCACGAGGTGCTCTTCGGCACGGCGGTCTTCGCCGGCTTCGCCGGGATCTACTACTGGTACCCGAAGATGACGGGCCGGATGCTGCGCGAGGGGCTCGGCAAGGCGAGCTTCTGGTTCATGTTCGTCGGCTTCTGGGTGACCTTCCTCCCCCAGTACCTGCTCGGTCTGCACGGCATGCCGCGGCGCATCGCCGAGTACTCGGCCGCGATGGGCTGGACGACGCTCAACCGCGTCTCGACCGGCGGCGCCTACCTGCTGTTCATCTCGGTCGCGCTGACCCTCGTCAACTTCTACGTCTCGTGGCGCCGGCCCGTCGCGGCCTCGGGCAACCCCTGGGACGGCCACACCCTCGAGTGGGCAACGTCGTCGCCGCCGCCGCACCACAACTTCCTCGCCATCCCGCCCATCCGCTCCGAGCGCCCGGTCTGGGACGCGAACCACCCCGAGCACCGGGCGTGGCACGCGCCGCGCCGGAAGGAGGCGGCGTCGGTGGCGGGCGACGGCAGGGAGCCCCGATGAAGTTCGAGTCGCGCTTCTTGCTGTTCATCGCGATCTTCTTCACCGCGGTCGCCCTCGTCTACTGGTTCTGGGGCTACGAGGACGGCGGCACGGTGATGCTCGTCGGGAGCGCCCTGCTCGGCCTGCTCCCCGGCGGCTACTACTTCTGGTGGTCCCGACGGATGACGCCGCGCGCCGAGGACGACCCGGACGCCACGCTCGCGGATGGTGCCGGTGTCGTCGGGGCGTTCCCCTCCTCGAGCGTCTGGCCCTTCGTCCTCGGGCTCGCCGCCGCGCTCGTGGCCCTCTCGCTCATCTTCGGCTTCTGGAGCGCGCCCTTCGGGCTCACGCTCGCCGGCTCGGCTGTCGTCGGCGTCATCATGGAGAGCCGCCGGGGCGGCTTCGTCTAGCCTCCTCGTCGTCGCGCCGCCGCTCGGCGAGCAGCCGGCGGACGAAGCGCGCGACGAAGCCCACGAGCACGGCGAGGAGCACGAGGAAGACGGCGAAGCCGGCGGCGAAGCCCACTAGGTCGCACGGCTCCGGAAGCGCACGAGGCCCTCCTGGACGACGGAGGCGACGAGGCGGCCGTCGCGCGCGAAGAGCGATCCCGTGGCGAGGCCGCGACCGGCCGAGGCGCTCGGGCTCGTCTGGTCGTAGAAGAGCCACTCGTCGGCTCGGAAGGGTCGGTGGAACCACATGCAGTGGTCGAGGCTCGCCCCGATGAAGGCGGGGTCCCACGGCGAGTAGCCGTGCCGCTCGAGGATGGTGTCGACGAGGGTGAGGTCCGAGGCGAAGGTCGCCACCGCGGCGTGCAGGAGCGGATCGTCCGCGATCGGGGCCTCGGTGCGCAGCCACAGCTGCTGGCGCGAGGCGGGGGCCGAACGCTGCCAGGGGAGCTCGCCGACGAAGCGGACGTCGAGGCCGTGGGCGGCGACGAACACCGCCGGCGTGGCGGCGCCGGCCCGCTCGGCGAGGGTGGGCAGCGACTCCGGCGCCGGCGCGCTCGGCATCTCGGCCGCGTGGTCGATCCCCTCCTCGCTCGTGTGGAAGGAGGCCTGGAGGTTGAAGATCGCCTCGCCGTGCTGGATGGCGACCACCCGCCGGGTGGTGAAGGAGCGGCCGTCGCGGATCCGGTCGACCTCGTAGAGGATGGGCGTCCGGGGGTCGCCCGGGCGCAGGAAGTAGGCGTGGAGGGAGTGGACCGTGCCGCGCCCGACCGTGCGCCCGGCGGCGACGAGGGCTTGGGCGGCGACCTGGCCGCCGAAGACGCGCAGCGTCAGCTCCTCGAGCGTCCCGGCGCGGAAGATGTTCACCTCGATCGGCTCGAGGTCGAGCAGCTCGAGCAGCGCGGCGATCCCGGTCCCCACCGACGAGACGGTACACTCGGCCGACGTGGCACCGCTGGCGGCGAGGGTCAGGCGCGTCCGGACCTTCACGAGGACGCCGGCCTTCTCGAAGCTGTGGCGCTACACCGTCGTCTCGGTCGTCTCGACCGTGATCTCGCTCGGGGCGCTCTTCTTCTTCTTCCACGAGCTCCGGCTCGCCTCGGCGGCGGTGTGCAACGTCCTCGCCACCCTCGTCGCCACCCTGCCGTCCTACTACCTCAACCGCACCTGGGCGTGGGGCAAGACCGGCAGGTCGCACCTCGTGCGCGAGGTGATCCCCTTCTGGGTGGCGGCGTTCGCGAGCCTCGTCGCCTCGACGGTCGCCGTCGGCGCCGCAGCGCACGTCGCCCGCCACTTCACGGCCAGCAACGACGTCATCACCGCAGTCGTCGAGTGCGCCAACTTCTGCACCTACGGGCTGCTGTGGGTCGGCAAGTTCGTGCTCTTCAACAAGGTGCTCTTCGTGGTGCCCGACTCCCGCACGGCGCGCGGCGAGGCGCTCGCCTCCGCCGAGGTCCTCGACGCGCCCTGAGCGAGCAGCCCCGGGGCCGAGCGGACGAGGCCGGCGACCAGGCCGAGCGCGCCGAGGAGGACGAGGGGGAGCTCGCCGAAGCGGTCGAAGGGGGTCCTCCCGCCGCGTAGCGCCACCCGCCCGACGACGAGCGCCGGCGATCCGAGGGCGCTGCGGGCCCGTACGTCGCCGTCCGGGGCGACGATCGCGCTGTAGCCGACCGTCGCCGCCTGCACGAGGTCGCGCCCGGTGGACACTGCGTCGAGGCGCGACGCGGCGAGCTCCTGCGCCGGCACCTGGCTCGAGCGGTAGGAGGCGGTGTTCGTCGCCACGACGAGGAGGTCGCCGCCGGCGTCCACCCCCGAACGGGCCCGGTCGGCGAAGAACGCCTCGTAGGAGATGAGGACGGCGAGACGGCCCGCCGGCGTCGCGAGCATGCCGGTGCCGTGCCCGGCGATCGCGTCGCGAGGCACCGCCGCGAGGTCGGCCACCTTGGAGACGACCGAACGCCACGGCACGTACTCGCCGAAGGGGACGAGGTGGGCCTTCTCGACGCGCCCCACGAGCCGTCCGGTGGGGGAGAAGGCGACCACCGCGTTCGTGAAGCGGTGGCGGCCGACGAGCTCGGTCACCCCGGCGAGCACGGTGGCGCGGGTGCGGCGGGCGACGCCGGCGAGCAGCTCCCGCGCAGGCGAGGCGTCGAGCGGTCCGGGGAGGGCGACGACGTCCTCCGGCCAGACGACGAGGTCGACCGGCCGCTCGATCCTCGACGTCTCGGCGAGGGTCGCGCCAAGGACGCGGGCCGCAGGGACCTCGAGGGCGCTCGTCCCCCGCCGCCCGCCGCCCTGGACGAGGGCGACCTCGAGGTGGCCGAGGGCGGGGCCGGCCCCGATGGCCGCGCCCAGGCCGGCCGCGGCGGCGACGGCCGCCGTCCCGACGAGGCCGCCGGCGAGCTGCACGCGCCACCGGCGCAGACCGCCGCGCCCGCGCGCGAGGAGGCCGTGCGCCGCGGCCTCGAGGCAGGTGCCCGCGAGGTAGGCGCCGGCGGCGGCCGCGACCGGGCCGCCGAGGCGGGCGAGGGGCGCGAGGGGCCCGCCGGCCTGCCCGAGGGCGAGCCCGGCGAGCGGGAGCCCGCCGAAGGGCACGGCCTGGCGGGCGAGCTCCGCGAGCGTGAGGGCGCTGGCGAGGGCGACGGGTCGGGCGCGCCGCGGGGCGAGCGCGCAGGCGGCGGCGGGGAAGAGGGCCTCGGCGAGGACGAGGACCGCGTAGCCGAGCCCGCTGAAGGCGAGCACGAAGGCGAGGCCGATGCCGTACTGCACGAGGCCCGCGAGGAGGCCGCGCCCGGCACGCGCCCCGACGCCGCCGGCGCGCACGCTCGTCGCGAGCAGCGCTGCGCCGAGGATCCCGAGGGGCCACCAGCCGAGCGGCGGGAGCGAGGCTGCCCAGGCGCCGCCGGCCGCAGCCGCCAGGCACCAGCGCAGCGCGCGCCGGTGCCGCGGCTCGCAGGCCTGGCGGCGGCGCGGGCTCATCCCGTCACGGCGGCGAGGACGCGATCGGCCGCCGCCTCTCCGCTCGCGACGCAGGCGGGCATGCCGATGCCGTCGTAGGCGGCGCCGCAGAGGGCGAGCCCGCCGAGCGCCTCGCAGCGGCGCCGGAGGCGGGCGACGAGGGCGAGGTGCCCGCTGCGGTACTGGGGGAAGGCGGCGGGGAAGCGCTTGACGAGCACCTCGAGCGGGGCGGCCTCGAGGCCGAGGAGGAGCGCGAGCTCCGCGCGCACGGCGGCGGCGAGGCGGCCGTCGTCGAGCTCGAGCGCACGCGTGTCCCCGGCGCGGCCGGCCGAGCAGCGCAGGACGACCTCGCCCGGGTTGGCGCTTCGCGGCCACTTGGTGGACGTGAAGGTCACGGCCGTGACGAGGCGGCCGCTCGAGCGCGGGACGAGCACGCCGCTGCCCGGCAGGACGGCGCCTCGGCCGTCGAGGCGCGCCCGCGACAGGCGCGGGGGGATGGCGCGTTCGTCGTAGACGAGGGTCACGGTCGCCACGCCGGCGTAGGCGACCTGCGCCAGGTCCTCGGCGAGCCGCTCGTCGAGGCTCGCGAGGAGCCTCGCCGCAGCGAACGCGGGGAGGGCGACGACGGCGCCGTCGACCACGAGGCCTCCGTCGACCTCGAGGCGGCGCCCGTCGCGGGCGCGGCGCAGCGCCTCGACCTCGGCACCGGTCGTCGCCGCGACGCCCGCCGCGGCGAGCTCCTCCTCGAGGCGCCCGACGAGCTCGGCCATGCCGCCAGCGAGGCCGAGGAAGGCCGGGGCGCCGTGCGCCGCCGGGTGCGCCGTCAGGGCGCGCAGCGCCCGCAGGAGGCTCCTCCGCCCGGCTGCCGCCTCGGCGAGGTGGGGGGCGGTCGCGGCGAGCGAGAGGTCGCGCGCGTCGCCGGCGTTGATGCCCCCGACGAGCGGGTCGACGAGCGACGCGAGCACCTCGCCCCCGAGGCGAGCGCCCACGACCTCGGCGATGGTCGGGTCGGGTCCGCCGGCGCGCGCCGTCGCGACGGGGTCCGGCGGCACGAGGCGCCCGGGCAGCACGAGGTCGGCGAGCGCACGTGCGCACCCCGCCGGGGAGACGATCCCCGAGCGGGCGACGGCGACGAGGTCGGTGGGGACGCCGAGCGCGAGCCCGGCCGGCAGGGGGCGGAGCCGCCCTCGGGCGAGCACGGCGGCGCCCGAGGTCGCGGGCGCGTGCAGCGAGTCGCCGAGGCCGAGCCGGCGGCACAGCGCCTCGAGCGCGGGCTGGCGCGTGACGAAGGCGTCGGGACCGAGGTCGACGGGCCGGCCGCGCACGCTCGCCGTGGCGAGCTTGCCCCCGAGGCGAGCGTCGGCCTCGAACAGGTGCACGTCGGCCCGCCCGGCGAGGGCGAGCGCGGCGGCGAGGCCGCTTAGGCCGCCGCCGATGACCGCGACCGTCGGGCGGCGCGCCTCAGCCACCGGGAAGGCGCGCCGCGGCCGCGAGGACGCGCCGGGCGAGCGCCGCGGCGAGGCGCGGTTCGTCGTTGAGCGAGGCGGTGCGACGGAACGCCATGCCGAGCGCCTCGGCGTGCTGGCGCGCCTCGACGTCGAGGTCGTAGCACACCTCGAGGTGGTCCGAGGTGAACCCCGCGGGGCACACGACGACGCCGCGGACCCCGCCTCGCGCGAGCTCGGCGATCACGGTGAGGACGTCGGGGCCGAGCCACGGCTCGGGCGTGCGCCCGGCGCTCTGGAAGGCGACGCGCCAGCGCTCGAGGCCGGCGCGTCGCGCGACGAGCCGAGCGGTCTCCTCGACCTCGGCGGGGTAGGGGTCGCCCTCGGCGAGCACCCGGCGCGGCAGCGAGTGCGCGGTGAAGACGACCTCGACCGGCTCGAGGTCGCCGAGCTCGCCACGCGCCGACGCGACGCGCTCGGC
Protein-coding regions in this window:
- a CDS encoding ABC transporter permease subunit codes for the protein MSTAVPAAVGVPRRTRAAQRRRLGSLAFWMACAAGLALVLAPLAWIVESTVQRAVAGWRWGIFVHASTGTGGGLANALAGTAAITAGVVVLAGTAGVGTGVFLAEVARPGRLASIVRLGAELLSGVPSIVFGYCGYLALVVGLHWGFSLLAAVLVLALLVVPYVAKSTELALGQVPLAYREGGEALGMRPGHLLRRVVLPSALPGILTGLLVAVAISVGETAPLLYTAGYSNAYPSGALVHAQVGYLTYAAYAFYDEPGAAARALSADAAVLLLALVVLAITASRLVVRRAQRYAPDASPTGRAGAPTRRRSPSRAGGDVGGDQ
- a CDS encoding dehydrogenase E1 component subunit alpha/beta; this encodes MTTAVSPEDGRRAAHGPPACYRGVPVRELLEDFRLACLSRALDDRQLTLHKQGRAFFHIAGAGHEALYLGIARSLRPSYDWFFPYYRDLALVLALGITPKDVLLHAVGSADDLDSAGRQMPSHWGRPELHIVSQSSPTGSQCLAAVGCAEAGAYLARRRPAGLEAPADEVTYVSLGEGATSEGEFWESLNTACRLRLPVCYVVPDNGYAISVPVRDQAPAPISELVAGFPGLRVARIDGCDYFASRRAGAELVARARAGGGPALIHASVTRPYSHSSSDNQAKYRPPEDLAGEARRDPLRRMEDELTVAGVLAPGQADEIRREVHALVAAAAAQALEARRPLPSSVTEHLVALPRIADPPAPPEEGERVFFGEAIQRTLHELMALDERVRVFGEDVADASDEALEAVPGLGGVFGTTLGLQRRFGEDRCYNTPLAEANIVGRAIGQALRGLRPFPEIQFFDYIWPAMHQLRSEAATMRWRSAGRFSVPMVLRCAIGGYVQGGAIYHSQCGESIFTHIPGLIVLFPSRARDAAGLLRAAWRCEDPVLFLEHKHLYRQRHAMDPFPPPDYVVPLGRADLVRAGRDLTIVTWGATVQRSLLAAQRVAEAGVEVEILDLRSLAPWDREAVATSLERTGRLLVVHEDVLTSGFGAEVAAFAADECFAYLDAPVRRCAAKDVWVGYEPNLLGATLPQVSDIAQAALELAAY
- a CDS encoding twin-arginine translocase TatA/TatE family subunit → MPAGVLANILGPDGLIVIAVIVIVLLFGGSQLPKLARGLGSASHEFRKGLEEGERAAATKQEADRETSS
- a CDS encoding cytochrome c oxidase subunit II → MTDGASRRPPRPCPASPRRRVARWRRLGAPLGIALGALALGGCTVPTFGAFRGSTVQGHDEFKLWFGMAIAGLAVAVIVWGLIFWSVVAYRRRHDDEMPRQFREHLPLEVLYTVIPIVIVAVIFYFTFVTEDSIDAVAKKPAEIVHVLAYQWGWSFTYYDGSGHYQRVRIQTASQPQPTALPATSSEYPQMVLPLGETTRIVLNAADVIHALYVPAFNFNRQAIPGITNVFDFTPTQAGVFPGQCVQYCGLYHSEMLFSVRVVTPARFQRWLAAEQGAQASSQAAGGTA
- the ctaD gene encoding cytochrome c oxidase subunit I, whose product is MTLVVERPPDLGRPGEPEPEHGPSGILKWITSTDHKVIGKSYLITSFLFFLLAGLMAMIMRTQLASPDATVVSQHTYNELFTMHGSLMLYLFAGPFAFGGLANYIVPLQVGAPDMAFPRLNALSYWLYLSGGLIMVGGFLTVGGAADFGWVAYAPLSSIVHSPGAGPDMWIVGLILTGFSAIFTAVNIITTVFYLRAPGLTMFRLPIFSWNMVVTGILILIAFPVLTAAVVMLWADRHIGAHIYSVAGGGVPVLWQNLFWFFGHPEVYILALPYFGIVTDVLPVFSRKPIFGYRGMVFATIAIASLSTAVWAHHMFTTGVVLLPFFSIMSYLIAVPTGIKFFNWIGTMWRGSLVFRTPMLFSVGFLIVFLFGGVTGIFLASPPVDFATHDTYFVVAHFHEVLFGTAVFAGFAGIYYWYPKMTGRMLREGLGKASFWFMFVGFWVTFLPQYLLGLHGMPRRIAEYSAAMGWTTLNRVSTGGAYLLFISVALTLVNFYVSWRRPVAASGNPWDGHTLEWATSSPPPHHNFLAIPPIRSERPVWDANHPEHRAWHAPRRKEAASVAGDGREPR
- a CDS encoding cytochrome c oxidase subunit 4 yields the protein MKFESRFLLFIAIFFTAVALVYWFWGYEDGGTVMLVGSALLGLLPGGYYFWWSRRMTPRAEDDPDATLADGAGVVGAFPSSSVWPFVLGLAAALVALSLIFGFWSAPFGLTLAGSAVVGVIMESRRGGFV
- a CDS encoding acyl-CoA thioesterase II: MGTGIAALLELLDLEPIEVNIFRAGTLEELTLRVFGGQVAAQALVAAGRTVGRGTVHSLHAYFLRPGDPRTPILYEVDRIRDGRSFTTRRVVAIQHGEAIFNLQASFHTSEEGIDHAAEMPSAPAPESLPTLAERAGAATPAVFVAAHGLDVRFVGELPWQRSAPASRQQLWLRTEAPIADDPLLHAAVATFASDLTLVDTILERHGYSPWDPAFIGASLDHCMWFHRPFRADEWLFYDQTSPSASAGRGLATGSLFARDGRLVASVVQEGLVRFRSRAT
- the lnt gene encoding apolipoprotein N-acyltransferase; this translates as MSPRRRQACEPRHRRALRWCLAAAAGGAWAASLPPLGWWPLGILGAALLATSVRAGGVGARAGRGLLAGLVQYGIGLAFVLAFSGLGYAVLVLAEALFPAAACALAPRRARPVALASALTLAELARQAVPFGGLPLAGLALGQAGGPLAPLARLGGPVAAAAGAYLAGTCLEAAAHGLLARGRGGLRRWRVQLAGGLVGTAAVAAAAGLGAAIGAGPALGHLEVALVQGGGRRGTSALEVPAARVLGATLAETSRIERPVDLVVWPEDVVALPGPLDASPARELLAGVARRTRATVLAGVTELVGRHRFTNAVVAFSPTGRLVGRVEKAHLVPFGEYVPWRSVVSKVADLAAVPRDAIAGHGTGMLATPAGRLAVLISYEAFFADRARSGVDAGGDLLVVATNTASYRSSQVPAQELAASRLDAVSTGRDLVQAATVGYSAIVAPDGDVRARSALGSPALVVGRVALRGGRTPFDRFGELPLVLLGALGLVAGLVRSAPGLLAQGASRTSAEASASPRAVRESGTTKSTLLKSTNLPTHSSP